One segment of Pseudarthrobacter defluvii DNA contains the following:
- a CDS encoding ABC transporter permease, whose product MSTDVTIPSLPTVTTQQSANRSRVIRDNVWRAAVLVALVLLWALLSSISDLVASPTDSLNALAKRFADGSIYRHLNATLQAVAIGFLIAAAIGFPLGYAIGRSKFLGAVFDPIVAGAFAIPRVIFFPILLQIFGVGVGAQSAMAALAAVFPIMVSTTAGVRAINPLLPKLARSLSLSPLQTVTKIYIPAMAPSLMVGIRIGFSIAFINVIIAEFFAARAGLGLLALRAYGMLDLPTMYGIIVLLAAIALAGNLALWAVERRLGNKV is encoded by the coding sequence GTGAGTACCGATGTAACGATTCCTTCGTTGCCGACAGTCACCACTCAACAGAGTGCGAACAGATCCAGGGTCATCCGGGACAACGTGTGGCGTGCTGCCGTGTTGGTGGCCTTGGTGCTCCTGTGGGCACTGCTGTCTTCCATAAGTGACCTCGTCGCTTCGCCCACTGACTCGCTCAACGCGCTGGCGAAGCGCTTCGCCGATGGCTCCATTTACCGGCACCTCAACGCGACCTTGCAGGCGGTGGCTATCGGTTTCCTCATCGCTGCTGCCATAGGCTTTCCACTGGGCTATGCCATTGGCCGGAGCAAGTTTCTCGGTGCCGTCTTCGATCCCATCGTCGCAGGCGCCTTCGCCATCCCGCGCGTAATCTTTTTTCCCATCCTTCTCCAGATTTTCGGAGTGGGTGTGGGAGCGCAATCGGCGATGGCCGCGCTGGCAGCGGTATTCCCCATCATGGTCTCAACAACCGCAGGCGTCCGCGCCATCAACCCGCTCCTGCCCAAGCTGGCACGCTCGCTGAGCCTATCCCCGCTGCAGACGGTGACCAAGATATACATTCCGGCCATGGCACCCTCGCTCATGGTTGGCATCCGTATCGGTTTCAGCATCGCGTTCATCAACGTGATCATCGCCGAATTCTTCGCTGCGCGTGCCGGTCTCGGGCTTTTGGCGCTGCGGGCCTACGGCATGCTGGACCTGCCAACCATGTACGGCATCATCGTGCTCCTCGCTGCGATCGCACTGGCCGGGAACCTCGCCCTGTGGGCAGTCGAACGGCGGCTGGGCAACAAGGTCTAG
- a CDS encoding ABC transporter permease, with the protein MSVLEKTPAVPAKQKAAMVPRSSLVRWAIIVTLVVVLELTTRTGMISRSLMVPPSEILTRLASIVPTEQFGQDAARTLTTILVAFTIGLVLGVPLGVFLWRVPAAGRILEPFIVTGYAMPTLLFYPVLLAVMGLNAGPIIVIAASMSLIPIALTTMVALNAIKPILHKLANSVSASPRQYYLKVLFPAATPLIFPGVKLGFIYAVIGTVAMEFILASQGVGFRAGFYYRELNTADMWAYIAVVIVLSVLVNSVLTWLEKRIRRDML; encoded by the coding sequence GTGAGCGTTCTGGAGAAGACCCCGGCCGTGCCGGCCAAGCAAAAGGCCGCTATGGTACCGCGTTCATCGCTGGTCCGTTGGGCAATCATTGTGACGCTTGTCGTTGTCCTTGAGCTCACTACCAGAACCGGCATGATCAGCCGGTCCCTCATGGTGCCACCATCGGAGATTCTGACCCGGCTGGCCTCGATCGTCCCGACGGAACAGTTTGGCCAGGACGCAGCCCGAACCCTTACTACCATTCTGGTGGCGTTCACCATCGGACTTGTGCTGGGAGTCCCGCTCGGGGTTTTCTTGTGGCGGGTACCGGCTGCAGGGCGCATCCTTGAGCCCTTCATCGTCACCGGCTATGCAATGCCCACTTTGTTGTTTTATCCGGTTCTTTTGGCCGTGATGGGACTCAACGCGGGACCGATCATCGTTATAGCCGCATCGATGTCCCTGATTCCAATTGCGCTGACCACGATGGTTGCCCTGAACGCCATCAAGCCTATTCTTCACAAGCTCGCCAATTCGGTCAGCGCCTCCCCGCGGCAGTACTACTTAAAAGTTCTCTTTCCGGCGGCGACGCCGCTTATTTTCCCGGGCGTGAAGCTCGGATTTATCTACGCCGTCATCGGCACCGTTGCCATGGAGTTCATCCTCGCGTCCCAAGGAGTCGGCTTCCGCGCCGGCTTCTACTACCGGGAACTGAACACAGCAGACATGTGGGCCTATATCGCTGTTGTCATCGTCCTCAGCGTACTGGTCAACAGCGTGCTTACCTGGCTGGAGAAACGCATCAGAAGGGACATGCTGTGA
- a CDS encoding ABC transporter ATP-binding protein, whose amino-acid sequence MSQISPIDSVGHDSDVVFDNIGMTFGTATGVTHAVANVSGAIPEGKFVSVIGPSGCGKSTLLDMVGGLLKPTQGSVSINGESVTGPRRDTAMVFQEDSTLHWRTVLDNVAFGLEVKGVPKAERHERARRMIELVGLTGFEDHRPGQLSGGMKQRVAIARALAMEPRVLLMDEPFGALDQQTRQFIGRELLRIWEKTRNRVLFITHDIQEAVYLSDEVWVMSARPSVVKEVVTIDLPRPRPEGTHALPRFRELEDHLWALVKVEAEKTLGPGARLA is encoded by the coding sequence ATGAGCCAGATATCCCCGATCGATTCAGTAGGACACGACAGTGACGTCGTTTTCGACAATATCGGAATGACTTTCGGCACCGCGACAGGAGTCACCCACGCAGTCGCTAACGTTTCGGGCGCCATACCGGAAGGCAAATTCGTTTCCGTTATCGGTCCCAGCGGCTGCGGAAAAAGCACCTTGCTTGACATGGTCGGCGGCCTGCTGAAGCCCACGCAGGGTTCGGTCAGCATAAACGGTGAAAGCGTGACCGGCCCCCGGCGGGACACTGCCATGGTGTTCCAAGAAGACTCCACCCTGCACTGGCGCACGGTCCTGGACAATGTCGCTTTCGGCCTCGAGGTCAAAGGCGTCCCGAAAGCGGAGCGCCATGAGCGCGCCCGCCGCATGATCGAACTTGTCGGGCTCACCGGTTTCGAGGACCACCGCCCCGGCCAGCTTTCCGGAGGAATGAAGCAACGTGTTGCGATCGCACGGGCCTTGGCCATGGAGCCGCGCGTCCTGCTCATGGATGAGCCTTTTGGCGCCTTGGACCAGCAGACCCGGCAGTTCATCGGCCGGGAACTGCTCCGTATCTGGGAAAAGACACGCAATAGAGTCCTGTTCATCACCCACGATATCCAGGAAGCCGTGTACCTTTCCGACGAGGTTTGGGTCATGTCAGCCAGGCCCTCCGTTGTCAAAGAGGTGGTAACCATCGATCTGCCACGGCCCCGGCCGGAGGGAACCCACGCGCTGCCAAGGTTCCGTGAGTTGGAAGACCACCTCTGGGCGCTGGTAAAGGTTGAGGCGGAGAAAACGTTGGGACCAGGGGCGCGGCTGGCGTGA
- a CDS encoding ABC transporter substrate-binding protein yields the protein MSFEPMGRRGFIKITAAAGGTLFLGGLTACGQDSGGSGGGKKGYSGDVAITGLASLIHSAPFFIAQTEGYYEEEGLTLEHIQFPGGLDTVRGIESGIGFGTSSTIPVFIAAEKGMDVKIFGNVYTAASVDFIALPDSPVTSIEDVRGKKVAVSTPGSNSSYFADRTLRAAGLVPGKDVELISVGSASDSWTAVSQKVVDVAWTASPLSEKIASESGAKVIWRSRDYVTDWSDTCLVATGSFIDENTEALKGWGRALKKAMDLITNDLEKAADAYGKAIKYEPKVALEALKNSQNFYSLDFTDAQLAAVVAAGKEQGQITKEPDMNAIVMRNFLS from the coding sequence ATGAGTTTTGAACCAATGGGACGCCGCGGATTTATCAAGATCACAGCGGCAGCGGGCGGGACGTTATTTCTGGGAGGCCTCACGGCGTGCGGCCAGGACAGCGGCGGCAGCGGCGGGGGTAAGAAGGGATATTCCGGCGACGTTGCTATTACTGGTCTGGCCAGTCTTATTCATTCCGCCCCCTTCTTTATCGCCCAGACGGAAGGCTACTACGAGGAAGAGGGGCTGACCCTTGAGCATATTCAGTTCCCAGGGGGGCTTGACACTGTTCGAGGAATCGAATCCGGCATAGGTTTCGGTACGTCGTCCACTATTCCCGTCTTTATCGCGGCCGAGAAGGGCATGGACGTAAAAATCTTCGGCAATGTTTATACGGCGGCTTCTGTCGACTTCATTGCGCTGCCCGACTCTCCCGTCACCTCCATTGAGGATGTCAGGGGCAAGAAAGTGGCAGTCAGCACGCCAGGATCAAACTCCTCGTATTTCGCAGACCGCACGCTGCGGGCCGCTGGCTTAGTCCCAGGCAAGGACGTTGAACTTATCAGCGTCGGCTCAGCGAGCGATTCGTGGACCGCCGTCTCCCAGAAAGTTGTTGACGTAGCGTGGACGGCTTCGCCGCTTTCCGAGAAAATCGCCTCCGAAAGCGGAGCGAAGGTGATCTGGCGTTCCCGCGACTACGTAACGGACTGGTCGGACACCTGCCTCGTCGCGACAGGATCCTTCATCGACGAAAATACCGAGGCGTTGAAGGGCTGGGGCCGTGCGCTCAAGAAGGCGATGGACCTGATTACCAACGACCTCGAAAAGGCCGCCGACGCCTACGGGAAGGCAATCAAATACGAGCCCAAGGTGGCTCTTGAGGCGCTGAAGAACTCGCAGAACTTCTACAGCCTGGACTTCACCGATGCCCAGCTGGCCGCCGTCGTCGCCGCCGGTAAAGAACAAGGCCAGATCACCAAAGAACCGGACATGAACGCCATCGTTATGAGGAACTTCCTTTCATGA
- a CDS encoding Bug family tripartite tricarboxylate transporter substrate binding protein, whose product MRKLALGLAALALAGGALTGCSSAGATGASTSPEDAAAKLKNQTITLVVPFDPGGGYDAYARMLAPKLADELGATVIVENKPGAGGILATNESVHAKPDGKTLVLLNGPGHLGAAIAKTNGVRYDAKTMSYIGQISSEPDVLATSKSSSIASVDDIAGKRFAATGPGSNEYIDAVVLNQLLGMDNQVVTGFKSSNEASLNVIQGNVELHSRSFGSQQPGINAGDLKPILVIGENTGEKEIKDVDNLLDVVKGDQKELATLHTKLISSGRLLAAPPGMDPGTLQTIRDAFEKVMTDKAFIKAAADTKRPVHYTSGDDVQKLVNDVMGSPQEYVDLITKAYTG is encoded by the coding sequence ATGCGTAAGCTCGCACTCGGCCTCGCCGCCCTCGCCCTCGCCGGCGGCGCACTCACAGGCTGCTCGTCGGCAGGTGCCACCGGCGCGTCAACCTCCCCGGAGGACGCAGCGGCCAAACTGAAAAACCAGACGATCACGCTGGTCGTCCCGTTCGACCCGGGCGGGGGCTACGACGCCTACGCCCGCATGTTGGCCCCGAAGCTTGCCGACGAGCTCGGCGCTACAGTAATTGTCGAGAACAAGCCCGGCGCGGGCGGCATCCTCGCCACGAACGAGTCCGTGCACGCCAAGCCGGACGGGAAAACCCTCGTGCTGCTCAACGGCCCCGGCCACCTCGGTGCTGCGATCGCGAAGACCAACGGCGTCCGGTACGACGCGAAGACAATGAGTTACATCGGCCAAATCAGCTCCGAACCCGACGTGCTCGCCACCAGCAAGTCCTCCAGCATCGCGTCAGTGGACGACATCGCTGGCAAACGCTTCGCGGCCACCGGCCCCGGCTCAAACGAGTACATCGACGCCGTAGTTCTGAACCAGCTCCTTGGCATGGACAACCAGGTCGTGACCGGTTTCAAGTCCAGCAACGAGGCCAGCCTCAACGTTATCCAGGGCAACGTCGAGCTGCATTCGCGCTCGTTCGGCAGCCAGCAGCCAGGTATCAACGCCGGCGATCTTAAACCGATCCTCGTCATCGGCGAGAACACCGGTGAGAAGGAGATCAAGGACGTCGACAACCTCCTCGACGTGGTGAAGGGCGACCAGAAGGAACTCGCAACGCTGCACACGAAGCTCATCTCCAGCGGCCGCCTCCTCGCGGCCCCCCCAGGAATGGACCCGGGCACGCTGCAGACAATCCGCGACGCCTTCGAGAAGGTCATGACCGACAAGGCCTTCATCAAGGCTGCCGCCGACACCAAGCGGCCGGTCCACTATACGAGCGGCGACGACGTGCAGAAGCTCGTCAACGACGTGATGGGCTCACCACAGGAGTACGTCGACCTCATCACGAAGGCCTACACGGGCTGA
- a CDS encoding tripartite tricarboxylate transporter TctB family protein, with amino-acid sequence MIHSIEGDGEGGSRGRHVHKPDLIITSVLLVVFVVAFLMATGWRDLAAYFPLGVSGVGVIASASLLVRVLFFPPKPAAPKTNVPEAAKSVAEQEYEFFKNLSTRDWITSLGWLGGFFVALSVFGIYLAMVAFTVGYLRFQTAKSWWFAAIYAALLGGVIYVVFAIALKLPLPGGLLGLA; translated from the coding sequence ATGATCCACTCCATCGAAGGCGACGGCGAGGGCGGCTCGCGGGGGCGCCACGTGCACAAGCCCGATCTGATCATCACATCCGTGCTGCTCGTCGTGTTCGTCGTGGCGTTCCTGATGGCCACGGGCTGGAGGGACCTCGCCGCCTACTTCCCTCTCGGCGTCAGCGGCGTGGGTGTGATTGCCAGCGCCTCCTTACTCGTACGGGTGCTGTTCTTCCCGCCCAAGCCGGCCGCCCCGAAGACCAACGTGCCCGAGGCCGCCAAGTCGGTGGCCGAGCAGGAGTACGAGTTCTTCAAGAACCTCTCGACGCGGGACTGGATCACCTCGCTCGGCTGGCTCGGCGGCTTCTTTGTCGCACTGTCGGTCTTCGGTATCTACCTCGCCATGGTCGCCTTCACCGTAGGTTACCTGCGCTTCCAAACCGCCAAGTCGTGGTGGTTCGCCGCCATCTACGCGGCCCTGCTCGGCGGCGTCATCTACGTGGTCTTCGCGATCGCCCTCAAACTGCCGCTGCCGGGCGGGCTGCTCGGCCTCGCCTGA
- a CDS encoding tripartite tricarboxylate transporter permease — protein MKKHRRNQWPFSGRSESRAARYTFGSLHLWEGIGIVPVVVGLLGGAEVLQSMLDKDGDTKTAVPPHLGGILVGVKDSFRHWSLMLRTSAIGAVLGMMPGLGGSVSQFIAYGHAKQTSKHPEEFGNGSIEGVIAAGATTTAKDGGHLVPTIAFGVPSGASMAVLLGAFLILGLNPGPEMLGEHLNVTLSLVWIIVLSTIAAVILGYLLIRPLAKLTSVTGRLLVPFLITMLTIGAFSNTSSLDDVWIMLVFLAIGVMCSRFKWPRIPLLLGLVLGEILERYFTVSYALFQFNWLSRPGVIVIEVIIAGMIMFTAVRTARKKRADKRELLATGGLV, from the coding sequence GTGAAGAAGCATCGTCGGAATCAATGGCCGTTTTCAGGCAGATCAGAGTCGCGTGCGGCCCGGTACACCTTCGGAAGCCTGCACCTCTGGGAGGGCATCGGCATTGTCCCCGTCGTCGTCGGTCTCCTCGGCGGTGCCGAAGTGCTGCAGTCCATGCTCGACAAAGACGGTGACACCAAGACGGCCGTGCCGCCACACCTTGGCGGCATCCTCGTCGGCGTCAAGGATTCCTTTCGCCACTGGTCGTTGATGCTGCGCACCAGTGCCATCGGTGCCGTCCTGGGAATGATGCCCGGTCTCGGAGGATCGGTGTCCCAGTTCATCGCCTACGGCCACGCCAAGCAAACCTCGAAGCATCCCGAGGAGTTCGGCAACGGTTCGATCGAGGGCGTGATCGCCGCAGGTGCGACCACGACAGCGAAGGACGGGGGCCACCTCGTACCGACGATCGCCTTCGGCGTGCCGTCGGGCGCGAGCATGGCGGTGCTACTCGGCGCGTTCCTGATCCTCGGCCTGAATCCTGGCCCCGAGATGCTGGGCGAGCACCTCAACGTGACGCTCTCGCTCGTGTGGATCATCGTGCTGAGCACGATCGCGGCTGTCATCCTCGGCTACCTGCTGATCCGTCCCCTTGCCAAGCTCACCTCGGTGACCGGAAGGCTGCTCGTACCGTTTCTCATCACGATGCTCACCATCGGCGCATTCTCGAACACCAGCTCGCTCGACGACGTCTGGATCATGCTCGTCTTCCTCGCCATCGGCGTGATGTGCAGCCGCTTCAAGTGGCCCCGCATCCCGCTGCTGCTTGGTCTGGTGCTCGGCGAGATCCTCGAGCGGTACTTCACCGTCAGCTACGCGCTGTTCCAGTTCAACTGGCTCAGCCGGCCCGGCGTGATCGTCATCGAGGTCATCATCGCCGGCATGATCATGTTCACCGCGGTCCGCACCGCTCGCAAAAAGCGCGCCGATAAGCGCGAGCTCCTGGCCACCGGAGGTCTCGTATGA
- a CDS encoding Rieske 2Fe-2S domain-containing protein encodes MTDQTSVIQDVQRGMIPAHIYNDKEIFELEKERLFGRSWLFVAHESEVPEAGDYVVRRVLEDSFIISRDEKGEIRALFNMCLHRGMQVCRAEMGNASHFRCPYHGWSYRNDGRIVGLPFHKEAYGGEEGFKKKGQTLLPAPSLGVYNGLIFISLDPDAEPLEDFLGDFKFYMDYYTKQSADGIELRGPQRWRVKANWKIGAENFAGDMYHTPQTHTSVVEIGLFREPKAEKRKDGTTYWAGNGGGTTYKLPEGTLEERLRYVGYPDDMIARMKEQWSQEQLDVVGKDGFMVSAASVFPNMSFVHNWPRVEEDSDEVLPFISIRQWQPISEDETEIVSWFAVDKNASEEFKALSYKAYLMCFGSGGMFEQDDVENWVSLTSTAGGPMARRLLLNSRMGMLENGQNVVEPLTSDEYSGPGSTRIGYSEYNQRELLLRWADHLERPMEKAAQLHVGTDPIQAPAATEADPSRAAVGSTAIPADPILTKEA; translated from the coding sequence ATGACAGACCAGACCAGCGTTATCCAGGACGTGCAGCGCGGCATGATTCCTGCACACATTTACAACGATAAGGAGATCTTCGAGCTCGAAAAGGAGCGCCTATTCGGACGGAGTTGGCTCTTCGTTGCCCACGAGTCCGAAGTGCCCGAAGCCGGCGACTACGTAGTGCGCCGTGTACTCGAAGATTCATTCATCATTTCCCGAGACGAAAAGGGCGAGATCCGTGCTCTCTTTAACATGTGCCTCCACCGGGGAATGCAGGTCTGCCGGGCCGAGATGGGAAACGCCTCGCATTTCCGCTGCCCCTACCACGGCTGGTCCTACCGCAACGATGGTCGCATCGTGGGTCTGCCGTTCCACAAAGAGGCCTACGGTGGGGAAGAAGGCTTCAAGAAAAAAGGTCAGACTCTGCTCCCCGCTCCTTCTCTGGGGGTATACAACGGTCTGATTTTCATCAGCCTTGACCCTGACGCGGAACCCCTTGAGGACTTCCTGGGCGACTTCAAGTTCTACATGGATTACTACACCAAGCAAAGCGCTGACGGCATCGAACTCCGGGGCCCCCAGCGCTGGCGTGTCAAAGCGAACTGGAAGATCGGCGCCGAAAACTTCGCCGGCGACATGTACCACACTCCCCAAACGCACACGTCAGTTGTTGAAATCGGTCTCTTCCGCGAACCCAAGGCTGAGAAGCGCAAGGACGGAACAACCTACTGGGCCGGCAACGGCGGCGGTACCACCTACAAGCTCCCCGAGGGCACCTTGGAGGAACGGCTTCGCTATGTCGGCTACCCCGACGACATGATCGCGCGGATGAAGGAGCAATGGAGCCAGGAGCAGCTTGATGTAGTCGGCAAGGACGGATTCATGGTCTCGGCCGCATCGGTCTTCCCAAACATGAGCTTCGTCCACAACTGGCCCCGCGTAGAAGAGGACTCCGACGAAGTCCTGCCGTTTATCTCCATCCGCCAATGGCAGCCCATCAGCGAGGACGAGACCGAAATCGTTTCGTGGTTTGCCGTGGACAAGAACGCGTCAGAGGAGTTCAAAGCCCTTTCGTACAAGGCATATCTCATGTGCTTTGGCAGCGGCGGCATGTTTGAACAAGACGACGTTGAAAACTGGGTCTCGCTGACGAGCACGGCGGGCGGCCCTATGGCCCGCCGCCTCCTGCTCAACAGCCGGATGGGCATGCTGGAAAACGGGCAGAACGTCGTAGAACCCCTGACCTCAGATGAGTATTCAGGACCAGGTTCCACACGAATCGGCTACAGCGAATACAACCAGCGTGAACTCCTGCTGCGGTGGGCTGATCACCTCGAACGACCGATGGAGAAAGCGGCCCAGCTGCACGTCGGAACCGATCCTATTCAGGCACCCGCGGCCACCGAGGCGGATCCTTCACGGGCCGCCGTCGGGAGCACTGCCATCCCAGCCGACCCGATCCTCACAAAGGAGGCCTAG
- a CDS encoding 3-phenylpropionate/cinnamic acid dioxygenase subunit beta → MSVETDRNGKTLSEQSVLGGHAPRTQRIGESLPFDDALHLQAHRWLVDEAYLLDAQDYDAWMARIAEDVHYLMPVRVTTALGAGYSTSPGMAHLDENRYSLSRRVARFATEHAWTEDPPSRLRHYITNVRTFRTDNPNEIIVDSAVLLFRSRGDVREAATVSAGREDLLRRTGTGWELARRTIMVDESVIRMQNLAIFL, encoded by the coding sequence ATGAGCGTTGAAACCGATCGCAACGGCAAGACCCTTTCGGAGCAGTCTGTTCTCGGTGGCCATGCCCCACGCACCCAGAGGATAGGGGAATCCCTCCCGTTCGATGATGCGCTCCACCTTCAGGCGCACCGTTGGCTGGTTGACGAAGCCTACCTCCTGGACGCCCAGGACTATGACGCATGGATGGCACGGATTGCTGAGGACGTGCATTATCTGATGCCCGTGCGGGTGACGACCGCCCTGGGTGCCGGCTACAGCACGTCCCCCGGTATGGCCCATCTTGATGAAAACAGGTACTCGCTCAGCCGACGGGTAGCCCGGTTTGCCACAGAGCATGCCTGGACCGAAGACCCTCCCTCACGGTTGCGCCACTACATCACGAACGTTCGGACGTTCCGCACAGACAACCCGAACGAAATCATCGTTGATTCGGCGGTGCTGCTCTTCCGCAGCAGGGGCGATGTACGGGAGGCCGCTACGGTGTCCGCCGGACGTGAGGACCTTCTGCGCCGCACCGGTACCGGATGGGAACTGGCGCGTCGGACCATCATGGTGGATGAGTCGGTTATCCGCATGCAGAATCTGGCCATATTCCTATGA
- a CDS encoding ferredoxin produces the protein MPVVKADLAACQGYANCVVGATDYFDLDDDGIVVLLKTEVPEADRARVVEAARSCPVSALIVED, from the coding sequence ATGCCAGTCGTAAAAGCAGACCTAGCAGCCTGCCAGGGGTACGCCAACTGCGTTGTCGGGGCGACCGATTATTTTGATCTGGATGACGACGGGATCGTAGTCCTCCTCAAGACTGAAGTACCCGAGGCTGACCGGGCCCGGGTCGTGGAGGCAGCCCGCAGCTGCCCCGTTTCCGCCCTGATAGTGGAGGACTAA
- a CDS encoding NAD(P)/FAD-dependent oxidoreductase, translated as MNTVTVIVGSSIGGVRTAQSLRLEGYEGRIVLVGEETELPYDKPPLSKTVLAGTATEASICLLDRDQAQELGIELQLGRAATGIDIAGNLLNLQGQEALHFDNLVIATGASARPSPWGQRPGIHVLRTLDDGRSLRADLAKGGHLAVVGAGFIGAEAAATARALGLEVTVIDPLPIPMSRIFNAEVGQWFGDLHSSNGVKTIFGTGVESIDGEQGSFALRLTNGQNLEAATILVGIGAVPNDAWLASSGLLVDNGLVLDEYCRTVDAPHIYGVGDVARWRHQKHGEDIRIEHWTNAVEQAACVAYNITHPETPRAYTPVEYVWSDQHDWKIQVVGRVGGKAEHVVIGHPEVHGRFAALYTVDGTSLSGAAIVNWPKALLACRRGMGTGITVQELREKLEPMLDPQPLAAS; from the coding sequence TTGAATACAGTAACTGTCATCGTGGGCTCCTCCATCGGGGGTGTACGGACCGCACAGTCCCTACGCCTGGAGGGATACGAAGGACGTATCGTTCTCGTCGGTGAAGAAACGGAACTGCCCTACGACAAGCCGCCGTTGTCCAAAACTGTCCTGGCAGGTACAGCAACTGAAGCCTCCATCTGCCTACTGGACCGCGACCAAGCCCAGGAATTAGGAATAGAGCTGCAACTTGGACGTGCAGCAACCGGGATCGACATCGCAGGAAACCTGCTGAATCTGCAAGGTCAGGAAGCTCTGCACTTCGACAACCTGGTCATAGCCACAGGCGCCTCCGCCCGCCCATCGCCGTGGGGGCAGCGGCCTGGCATCCATGTTCTTCGCACCCTCGACGACGGCCGCAGCCTCCGTGCGGACCTCGCGAAGGGTGGACATCTGGCTGTTGTCGGCGCAGGTTTCATCGGCGCCGAAGCCGCGGCGACAGCGCGGGCGCTTGGTCTGGAAGTGACAGTTATCGACCCACTCCCGATCCCTATGAGCCGCATCTTCAACGCGGAAGTCGGACAGTGGTTCGGAGACCTTCACAGTAGCAATGGCGTGAAGACAATCTTTGGTACCGGAGTCGAGTCCATCGACGGCGAACAGGGCTCTTTCGCCCTGCGGCTTACCAACGGTCAGAACCTGGAGGCCGCCACAATTCTGGTCGGCATTGGCGCCGTTCCCAACGACGCCTGGCTCGCATCTTCCGGTCTGCTCGTGGACAACGGCCTGGTGCTCGACGAATACTGCCGCACCGTGGATGCCCCACACATATATGGCGTCGGCGACGTTGCACGATGGCGGCACCAAAAACATGGCGAAGATATCCGGATCGAGCACTGGACCAACGCCGTCGAGCAGGCCGCGTGCGTGGCTTACAACATCACGCATCCGGAGACTCCCCGCGCCTACACTCCCGTCGAGTACGTCTGGAGCGACCAACACGATTGGAAGATCCAGGTGGTAGGCCGGGTGGGCGGAAAGGCTGAACACGTCGTTATCGGACATCCGGAAGTTCACGGGCGCTTCGCCGCGCTATATACGGTTGACGGCACCAGCCTGAGTGGTGCCGCCATCGTGAACTGGCCTAAGGCGCTCCTGGCCTGCCGCCGCGGCATGGGTACGGGAATAACAGTTCAAGAACTGCGGGAGAAACTCGAACCAATGCTAGACCCCCAACCCTTGGCGGCATCCTGA
- a CDS encoding class II aldolase/adducin family protein, producing the protein MGQTWSPLTHAGAREAIALACRVLAHRGLADGILGHISLRIGENSLLVRCRGPQERGLAFTEASDIRLVDLDGNPAAEGELEGGYSAPNELPLHTELLRQRPDINAVVHAHPPRVVAADLAGLGIRPIVGAFDIPGTRLAAGGVPVYPRGVLVRNRQLAAEMLHAMGDRPVVLLRGHGLTSAAGSVEQAVLQAISVDTLAGLSLQVTSAGGALKDLPDSDMAELPDLGGSFNTQTAWRHELARINAAW; encoded by the coding sequence ATGGGACAGACTTGGTCACCCCTGACACATGCAGGGGCGAGGGAAGCGATTGCTTTGGCCTGCCGTGTGCTGGCACACCGTGGCCTGGCAGACGGCATCCTCGGCCATATCAGCCTTCGAATCGGCGAGAACAGCCTGCTGGTCCGATGTAGGGGTCCCCAGGAGCGCGGGCTGGCATTCACCGAAGCCAGCGACATCCGTTTGGTCGACCTTGACGGCAACCCCGCTGCTGAAGGCGAGTTGGAGGGGGGATACTCCGCCCCTAACGAACTCCCCCTGCACACGGAACTGTTACGCCAACGCCCCGACATCAACGCGGTCGTCCACGCGCACCCGCCTCGGGTCGTCGCAGCTGACCTCGCCGGGCTTGGCATCCGCCCGATCGTCGGAGCCTTCGATATTCCAGGCACCCGCCTGGCAGCAGGCGGGGTACCCGTGTATCCGCGGGGAGTACTGGTCAGGAACCGCCAGTTGGCTGCGGAAATGCTCCACGCCATGGGTGATCGTCCTGTCGTGCTGCTCCGCGGACACGGGCTGACCAGCGCCGCAGGGAGCGTGGAGCAAGCAGTACTCCAGGCAATCAGCGTAGATACCCTTGCAGGGTTGTCGCTTCAGGTGACTTCAGCTGGGGGAGCGCTCAAAGACCTCCCAGACTCGGACATGGCTGAACTGCCAGACCTCGGTGGGTCGTTCAACACGCAAACGGCTTGGAGACACGAACTCGCTCGGATTAACGCTGCATGGTGA